Genomic DNA from Paenibacillus donghaensis:
CTCATCATGATCGAGATTTCAATGCCAGCCTGAATATTCTATCTGAAGGAAAAAGACTGCTTACCGTGTAGCGATTACACGAACTGTCGGAACGACAGGGATAGCTTGGTGGTATATATTACCAATTCTGTTCGGTAGAATGGACTACCCAAGAATCTCGTGGCTTTAGCCATGAGAGGTTCAAACGTTTGCTGGTGAAACGGGAGATGAAGAAATAAGATGGGGAAAGGGACAAGCTGATGAGAGAAAAATCTGCGGTGCGGGCCTGGATCATGTATGATTGGGCAAATTCGGCGTATGCGACAACGGTGTTGGCAGCGGTTCTGCCGATCTTTCACAGCTCCGTTGCGGCAGGAAGCCCCCTATGCATCAGAATTTCTGGCAACTCTACTGTTCCATTCTTAAGTTCATCTTATATAGCCGGAAATGTGGTCCCTACTTAGGACTCCGTATGATAAGAACACTTCCGAATTAGTTGCGAAACTGCATCTATTTAGCCGTTTTTTCCTGTGTTGGAGGAAATAAGTGCGAAAACGCACCTAATTTAGGATTTTGAGCGTAATAAGCTTGCTTTACTTGAATTTAGATGCAGATATGGTTACTACTTAGGACCCTGCGACACTCCAAGCCCTTGAACTAGGTAACCTGCATTTTAGCGGACCGTATAGCCCCTATTTCCTCCTATCTGCGATCTTTTGAAGTCTTACGGACCGTATAGCCCCTAAGTCGTCAAAACAGGCTCAAAAGCGAGGGTTTTCTGTGATATAGAGGCTCCTGGGTCCGTTAATCCTGCAAAACGGCCTATGTACAGCAAATAGAGGCTCCTGAGTCCGCAACCGTCTGAAATCGAAGCGAGGGTTACGAGCGAAGAGGGCTAGGGGACCTAAGTAGTAACCAGATATGCACTTATTATCCTGATAATGGACGTTTCGGCTGAAATTAGTTGCAGTTTCGCATCTAATTCCACTGAAGGTTCCAGGGCAACACTCTAAATCCTAGCTGGAGCCTAAGCGGTAAAGAAATGTGAGAACAAGCCTCTCTTCCTATAGCGGAAGAGGGGCTTGTTTGGTGAGGTATGTGTTGCTGCTTAGACTCCTTGGCTTCTGATATAGCTGTTAGATTCTAAGGAGTAGCTACCTTGAATCCCTATTCTGAGAGCAACTAGCGGTAAGAAATCCCTCTAATATGTCACAACCGTATCCTTAGCTGCTGACATGCTGTTCCCAGATCGGTTCTGAATACTGATTCTGAAGATTGCTGCTGCATTCTTTGCCTGTGTCATAGGAACGATCACCCAGCACCAGCTTGAAGGCTTCCAGCCGGGAATTTGCTTCGGCGGCAGAAGGACTGAACAGCCAATCGGCCAGCGCTTGCAGCACCGTGCGGCCTTCGGCCATGGCCTGCTCCCACAGCTCAGCCACGCTGTCCGTCCGCGCTTCCGAATAGAGCGCCGAATGTCTCCACTCGGTATGATGACCATTCAGATAATCCAGTTGCTGCTCATCCTCGGTGAGCTTCTGGTAAAAATAACTGCGTGCCTTCTTCCTTAGCAACGCCTTTTTCCAGCCATGCGGATCATAGAGGCATTTATGGGCCAGCACCATATCCAGATAAGATTCCTCCCAGATCTCTGCGGGAAGATATTTCATCGCTTCGGGATACCAGGTGGCAGCCGTGTCCTGCAGAATGGTCTGGATCGGCTCGGGCAATCCGCTGCTGCCGATGTCGATTTGCTTCCAGGCGGCCAGCCGCCAGGTGTCCAGCCCGCGAACCTTGTTCATAAAAACCGTGTCCAGGGCAAGCTCGAACCGACCGTGATCCCGCTGCTTGTAGCCTGCCTTCCAGTTGATGTAGGGATGCAGATTGCGGTCCAGCAGATGATGGGTCAGATAACCCAGGAAATACAGCTGAGTCTGTACCGATTCCGCAGGCGGGAGTGCTGAGGCGCGCTGCCAGAACTCAACCAATACAGGCCCGCAGCTGTGGCTGTGCATCAGATCGCCCAGCCGGGCAGCGCTGCGCTCTTTTCGCCAGGGCAGAAAGCTGTGGTAGTAGAGGGAATCAGGTCCTTGGCAGCCGAAGCGGTACAGATTTCCGTATTGTTTAAGCCCGCTCAGGAAAGGCAGACGGTCTGCAAACTCTGCGGCCAGCTGCTTGCCGTACTCCAGGTGCATCCAGATGTTAGGCAATTAGAACACTCCTTTCATTGATGATCTATAGTTTAACTATGAGGGTGACTTGTTATAGAGATTTTAAATTCGCTGCAGAGAAATGTAATGTTTTGAATTTACATATCTTTAACTTAAGTCGAGTCTATTGAGAATACTATGCTTCTAAAATGATTAAAACGATCAATAGGAGTGACAACGACTTGAACCCAACAGGAAAAACTATGATCTCTATTCTGCTAGCCGCTGAAATGCTGCTTGGCACCACGCTCGCAGCCGGTTCATCCGTTGCAGCCAATGCTGCCCCAGCCGGTGCTCCATATACAGCCGAGGGCAATTATGATGTGAAGGTTCCCCACGTAATTATTAACCAAATTTATGGCGGTGGCGATGCCAAGACCACGGGCGGCTACTTCTCCTCAGGCTACATCGAGCTATATAACCCAACGGACTCCGATATTCAATTAAACGGCTGGGCCCTGCAATATTCCGATCCGACGATGAAAGGGCAGTGGAGCAAGCTGGACCTCAGCGGTACCATTAAGGCACAGTCCTCTTACCTCATTATAGACGGTAAAAGCAATCCGGAATATCAGATCGATATCCGTGGCTGGGGTGACCAGAGCTGGCCGGAGCAGATTTTTTATCATAAAGGCATGAAGGTTGTCCTGCTCAAGGGTACGGAACTGCTGCAGGCGGCTAACCCATTCCTCGACAAAACCGCGGATTACGTGGACATGATCGGCACGGCCGGCAATGATGAAGGGCTGACCATTGACGGCTATGAAGGCGACTATCCGACCGGCAAAACGGCAGGCACCTCCAAGCAGAAATCCGTCCGCCGCGACAGCTTCGCCGATACGGACCATAATAAAAATGACACAAAGCAGATCAGCTTCGATTCGCTTAACGCTGCAGAGTTCAGCAGGCTGAAGCCCCATAGCAGTGCTGACGGACAATGGAGCTTGACAGTGCCGGAGCTGGGGATTTCCACATCCAGCTTGCCAGAGGCGAGCGCGGGTGCACCTTATGCTGTGACGCTGGCCGTATACGGCGGACTGAAGCCTTACAGCTTCGAGGCGACTGGTCTGCCGGAGGGTCTAGCCATAGACAGTCAATCTGGCCAGATCAGCGGAACCCCAGCTGCCATGGGAACGGCAACAGTCAGCGTCTCCGTATACGATGCTTCCAAACCGAGTGTAAAGGCTCAGGCTGATTATTCGCTGAAGGTAAATGAACCGTTAACGGCGGACAGGCTCAGCATCACCAAGATTGGCGGGTACGCGGTAGGTACAACCAGTGAAGACGGCGGGGTGGCAGAGATCGTCCGCTACAACCCGGACAATGGCAGATTCTATCTGGTGAATGGTGCTTCCCAGCCGGCTACGGTGGATATTGTCAACCTGAAGGATGGGACTCAGCCTGAGAAGGAAACCAGCATCAACGTAGAGCAGCTGTCAGAGACAGCGGGATTCACCTACGGGGACCTGACCAGTCTGGACATTAACACGGCCACCGGACGGATTGCGATCGCGGTGCAGGAGGAAGATGCCATGAAACCGGGCAAAGTGCTTGTGCTGGACTATGAAGGCAAGCTGCTGGCCGAGTACCCCACAGGAGTGCAGCCCGACATGGTCAAATATACGGCGGATGGCCGTTATATCCTGACGGCTGACGAAGCAGAGCCGCGTACTCTGGCCGGTGACCCGGAGGGCAGTGTGACTATTATAGATACACTGAGCGGCAAGGTGACGTCTGTGAAATTTGACCAGCCGGAGATTATTGACGATTCGGTGTATATCCGCGGTGCGGTAGACCCCGAGACGAAGCTGATTACAGGCAAGGGTTCCAAGGCTGACGCTGTGCGTGATCTGGAGCCGGAGTTCATTACCCTGTCGGACGACCAGAAGACAGCGTACGTCTCTCTGCAGGAGAACAATGCGATTGCGACGATTGACATTGCAGGCGGGGCTGCAGTTTCGGTCAAGGGTCTCGGAACGAAGGGTTTCAGCCTGGCAGGCAATGCTCTCGACCTGCTCAACGACGGCCAGATCAAGCTGGAGAATGTTCCTTTCCGTGGTCTCTACATGCCTGATGGAATCGACCAGTACACCACTGGAGGCACAACCTATCTGTTCACGGCAAACGAAGGCGATGCTACCGAATGGGACAGCATGGAGAATGCCAGCAAGATCGGGGACATGAAGGGGCTGCTGAACCCCGCTTCACCTGCTGCACAATTCCTGAATGGCAGCAAGCTGTATGACAATGTGGAAGTGATGTCCGGGCTGGACAATGAGAGCCTGTATTTATACGGGGCGCGTTCCTTCTCCATCTGGGAGGCGGGTACGATGAAGCAGGTGTATGACAGCGGCAGCGATTTCGAGCGGATCACGGGTGAACGTCTGCCTGATTTTTTCAATGCCAGCAATACCAACACCACACTGGACAGCCGCAGCCAGAAAAAAGGACCGGAGCCTGAATACGTCAAGGTGGGCAAGGTGGGGCAGAAGGCGCTTGCGTTCATCGGCCTGGAGCGGATCGGCGGTCTCATGACCTATGATGTGACTGATCCGGCACAGGCGAGCTTCCTGAGCTATATCAATACCCGTGAATTTACGCCCAAAAATAACCTCGCGACCGATACCGGGCCGGAGGGCATTGAGTTTATTCCGGCAGCAGCCAGCCCCAGCGGCTTGCCGCTTGTATTGGTAGCCAATGAAGTTGGCGGCACGGTTGCGGTCTACCAGCTGAATGTGGCGAAGGTCTCGCTGGACCAAACAGCGGTCTCGCTTAAGGCCGGAGGAGAAGCGGTAACTCTTCAGGCAACCGTGGTTCCGCCAGCTGGCGGAGATTCCGCGGTTAGCTGGACCTCCTCCAATCCGGCTGTGGCCGCTGTAAGCACCAGCGGAAGAGTAACTCCGCTTGCGAAGGGAACTGCGGTGATCACTGCGGCCACCGCAGATGGATACGGCACTGCTGAAGCGGCAGTCGCGGTTGCCGCCGCTGATCCGGTGATCCCAGTACCGGGAACGCCAGCACCAGGAACGCCAACACCGGGAACGCCAACACCGGGAACACCAGCACCAGGAACGCCAACACCGGGAACACCAGCACCAGGAACGCCAACACCGGATCAGGGAAATCCTGTGCCGTGGATTCCGGCACCATCAGCTCCGGTGCCTTCAGCAACCCCTGCACCAGGAACCCCTGCGTCTGCTCCAGGGATCATCAATAACGGCAGCCAGGTGATTGTTGAGCTTGAACCCGCTGCCGATACAGCTGGTACTCTGCTGGCAGCCGCTACGCTGGAGCAGGTGGAAGCCGCCCTTAAGGCAGCTCCTGCTGGTGGCGGAGAACTGGTTCTACGCTCGGCGGCTTCGGTGGGAGGAGCGGGAATGAAGCTGAGCCTGCCTGCAGCGGCTGTTCAAGCTATCGCCAGCAGCGGAACGACAGCCCTAATTGTAGAGACGGGTAGCGGCAGCTTGTCTCTGGACCGCAGTGCGATCTCTGCGGTTAACGCAGCGGCGAACGGGGAGATGGTTACGCTGACCTTCACGGCGGGTGATGGCGGCACAGACTGGAGCAAGCTGACTCCTGTAGGCCAGGCAGCAGCCCAGGCGAAGATTGGCAACCGTCCTATCCTTGAAGTGGGGCTGCAGGCAGGAAGCCGCACGCTGTCCAGCCTCGGCTCAGGCACTGCGCAGCTAAGCCTCGCCTATCCAGCAACGTCCGCTGAAGATCCGCTGGCAGTCGTTGGCTATCGCTTGACGGAAGCGGGAGAACTTGCCGTAATCCCAGGCAGCAGCTATGACAGCATGGACGGAACCTTGAGCCTCACGGCACAGCTTGGCACGACGTATGCCGTAGGCTACAATCCCGCAGCGTTCAGCGATATTTCCGCAAGCTTTGCCAGGGATTCGATTAAATACCTGGCGGCGCGGGAAGTGATCCACGGAATCGGCGAGGACCGATTTAGCGGCAAAGCCAAGCTGACCCGTGCTGATGCCGCCCTGCTGCTGGCGCAGCTGGCAGGACAGGCTGCGGAGGCCGGAACAACCGGCTCATTCGGCGATGTGCCGACAGAGGCTTATTACGCTGATGCAGTGGCGTGGGCTTCCGCCAGCGGCATTGTGAACGGCGTCGGCGAGGGACGCTTCGACCCGTCAGCCGAGATTACCCGCGAGCAGCTGGCTGTGCTGCTGGTTCGCTTCGTGGTGTGGATGGACTGGAGCCTTCCGGCCGGCGGCGCAGCCGCTGGGTTCGCGGATCAACAGTCCATCAGCCCTTATGCCGCCGCTGCTGCGGGCACGCTGCAGCAGGCAGGCATCCTCAGCGGCAGACCCGCTCCGGGTGCCGCTGCCCTAAACTTCGCGCCGCAGGACTCTGCTTCGCGCGAAGAAACGGCCCATCTGCTGGCTAAATTGCTGAAGCTGGGCCGGTAACGGCCCGCTGCGCATCAAGCCAGCGAACCAACAAGCCCCCCTCTGCGAATGGCAGGGGGGGCTTGTTTGGGTTAAAAGAAAATAAAGTCTTAGACTGATGATTCGTCATTGAGCTAACAGGCAGGATAACATAACCAAATACAACTATATAACTCCATTATATTAGGTATAATCTTCGGTTGATGAGGATCAAACAGCTCTAACTCGATTTGGAATAAAAGAGAGATCGAGCCTTTTGCAGTGACCGAGGAGGAATACAGTTCCAGATATGAAGAAAGGCGGGGTGTTGATGTGTTATAACAATGTGTTGACACAAAAGTAATTAGGTTCCATACTATATATATGAACAACAATAATAAAATAATAAATGACATTGACGCTATTCCCTCGCTTGTACAATCCAAGCGTCAGATTGATCGCTATAACCTAGACATAGACGCACAGGCTATACTCGTCGCGTCTAGGCTAATGGCAGCGGGAGCCAAGCTTGGACATGCCTCGGAGATTCATTTCTCTAGATTCGGTTTATCAACAGGGCGATATCGTTTATTGGCAGATCTTGAAGATAACGAAGGAGAAGAGTTGCCTTCGCAATTAGCGGAGCATCTAGGTGTTACACGTGCTACAGTGACTGGTCTTATCGACATTCTTGAACGAGATGGCCTAGTATCTCGGCGATCAAGCTCAGACGATGGCCGTCAGAGATCGGTCATTTTGACGGAAGAAGGAGCGAAGAAGCTCCGTGAAATGGCTCCTGAGCATTTCACTCGGCTGGAAGCAATGGTGGGCTTACTCAATATCGATGAGCGCAGCGTATTTCTCGACTTGCTAGGCCGAGTTACACAAGGCATCTCAGCACTTACGGGCGAACTAGGCTCGAAACCAAAGGGAAACATCAGTAATGAGTAGAATGGGCTAGTGATGCTAGCCTATTTTTACTCTTATATAGTTAGGTTCCTAATTATATCTCACTGAAAGCAATCGTTGAACTATTTCAAAGAAGAAGGGAGCAACTAAATGAACCAGATGAAATACCCGAATCAGACAGATGATGTTTACGGCATCAAGGCTGCTGGTTCCAAGAAAAAGACTTTTGTACTATGGCGTGAAGTTGTAATGGCCTATGCTGCTCCTGCCATCATGGCAGGTATCGGAGGGTTGGTTACTGCCGATAGGGGGCTTCAAATAGGGGCATTGACCACAATCGGCGGTGCATCGGCCTTGATGGCCTTGATGATTGGCCTATTGTTGCGCAGCCGAGTGGGCCATATACGATGGATCATCGGTGCACCTCACTTGGTTGTGGTAGGGGTGTTCGCATTGGCCGGTTCCTCGTTTGGCCTATACGCCGCATGGGTGACATCTGGTTTACTAGAAATTATGATTCCGAGCAATCACTTGGCCTGGGTCGGTCGTGTCTGGATCGATTTCCCGTTGTCTGGATTCATAGCAAGCACGATAGTGACATGGCGGTGGCGTCTTGCCGTCACAACTAATTTTTCATCCAAAAGGAGAAGAAAAAAATGATAGTTATTATGGGAGCAACAGGTACGATAGGCAGTGCGCTTTTGGAACGTTTGGTTGATCTTGGCTTACCCGTCAGGGCGCTGAGCAGAGGGCTAGAGAAGTTGCGTGATCAGATCGGAGAAAAAGGCCGATCGACTATCGAGGTCGCATTGGCGGATGCTTCCGACCCCGAATCGCTGCGCCGCGCGTTTGCAGGTGCTATCCAGCTCTTCCTTGCCATGTCCAACAGTCCAAGACAAATCGAATTGGAAACTTCAATCATTCAGATTGCCGCTGAATCTGGAATCAAACACATCGTAAAAATATCCAGCCCTGCCTTTGAGCAGAGTTCTCCAGTGGCAGTGGCTGGCTGGCATCAAGAAATCGAGAAAACGCTGAGGGAATCGGGTCTCACCCACACCGTGTTGCGCCCTTATGCGTTCATGCAAAACTTAATGCGCCTTGCACCAACGATCACAACCCAAAATGTTTTCTTCGGCTCCATGGGCGATTCACCGTGTAACTTCATTGACTGTCGCGATATCGCAGATGTTGCCGCAGAAGTTCTGACCAACCGCGAGGTATCTGGCCAAATATATACGCTTACTGGTTCGGAGATTTTCAGTTATCCCCAGATCGCGAGTCAACTATCCGCCCTGCTTAATCGGCCGATAAGCTACATCAACATGGAACCCCAAGTACTACTCCGCAATCTTATGGAGAACGGGCATATGCCTCCTTGGCTCGCGAACCACGTTGTGGAAATTCAAACCATGTCTACGGTGGTGCTAGAAAGTCCAAATGACACTGTGAAGCGCTTGCTCGGCAGAGAGCCACGCACGTTAGACGCCTTTCTGCATGAGTGTGTAGAAAATTTCAGGTAGAGGCGGAGTCCACCTATTTTGAAATTTGTGTCGTTGGCAGCATTTTGTTCCGATCTCAGACAAGTCATTGAGCTAACGGGACAGTATAGTTAAATAATAGGCGGCAGTCTAGGACTGTATTTTCTAGTCCATGGCTGCCGCTCTTTCTATTGTTGGGGTCAATATAATACTTTATTATCCTTGGATAGTTGGGGCTATGCCCCGCGCGAAGGTGCGGGGCATAGCCCAGCAGCGCGCGCTTGGATGACGCGCAGGCAATAACTAACTCCCGGCGTCCCGTATGATCCATCGTCATGACAAGCTTCCCGCAAGCCGTATGCCCTCCGCCAACCAACTCCCCCGCACCATCATATGCCTCCCGCCGACTAACTCCCCGCTTCATCGTATGATCCTCCGTCCCGACTAGCTGACCCGTGTCACCGTATGGCCTTCCTTAAACCAACCAACGAACCAACGAACCAACTCCTCTAAGCAC
This window encodes:
- a CDS encoding zinc dependent phospholipase C family protein; this translates as MPNIWMHLEYGKQLAAEFADRLPFLSGLKQYGNLYRFGCQGPDSLYYHSFLPWRKERSAARLGDLMHSHSCGPVLVEFWQRASALPPAESVQTQLYFLGYLTHHLLDRNLHPYINWKAGYKQRDHGRFELALDTVFMNKVRGLDTWRLAAWKQIDIGSSGLPEPIQTILQDTAATWYPEAMKYLPAEIWEESYLDMVLAHKCLYDPHGWKKALLRKKARSYFYQKLTEDEQQLDYLNGHHTEWRHSALYSEARTDSVAELWEQAMAEGRTVLQALADWLFSPSAAEANSRLEAFKLVLGDRSYDTGKECSSNLQNQYSEPIWEQHVSS
- a CDS encoding choice-of-anchor I family protein, with the protein product MNPTGKTMISILLAAEMLLGTTLAAGSSVAANAAPAGAPYTAEGNYDVKVPHVIINQIYGGGDAKTTGGYFSSGYIELYNPTDSDIQLNGWALQYSDPTMKGQWSKLDLSGTIKAQSSYLIIDGKSNPEYQIDIRGWGDQSWPEQIFYHKGMKVVLLKGTELLQAANPFLDKTADYVDMIGTAGNDEGLTIDGYEGDYPTGKTAGTSKQKSVRRDSFADTDHNKNDTKQISFDSLNAAEFSRLKPHSSADGQWSLTVPELGISTSSLPEASAGAPYAVTLAVYGGLKPYSFEATGLPEGLAIDSQSGQISGTPAAMGTATVSVSVYDASKPSVKAQADYSLKVNEPLTADRLSITKIGGYAVGTTSEDGGVAEIVRYNPDNGRFYLVNGASQPATVDIVNLKDGTQPEKETSINVEQLSETAGFTYGDLTSLDINTATGRIAIAVQEEDAMKPGKVLVLDYEGKLLAEYPTGVQPDMVKYTADGRYILTADEAEPRTLAGDPEGSVTIIDTLSGKVTSVKFDQPEIIDDSVYIRGAVDPETKLITGKGSKADAVRDLEPEFITLSDDQKTAYVSLQENNAIATIDIAGGAAVSVKGLGTKGFSLAGNALDLLNDGQIKLENVPFRGLYMPDGIDQYTTGGTTYLFTANEGDATEWDSMENASKIGDMKGLLNPASPAAQFLNGSKLYDNVEVMSGLDNESLYLYGARSFSIWEAGTMKQVYDSGSDFERITGERLPDFFNASNTNTTLDSRSQKKGPEPEYVKVGKVGQKALAFIGLERIGGLMTYDVTDPAQASFLSYINTREFTPKNNLATDTGPEGIEFIPAAASPSGLPLVLVANEVGGTVAVYQLNVAKVSLDQTAVSLKAGGEAVTLQATVVPPAGGDSAVSWTSSNPAVAAVSTSGRVTPLAKGTAVITAATADGYGTAEAAVAVAAADPVIPVPGTPAPGTPTPGTPTPGTPAPGTPTPGTPAPGTPTPDQGNPVPWIPAPSAPVPSATPAPGTPASAPGIINNGSQVIVELEPAADTAGTLLAAATLEQVEAALKAAPAGGGELVLRSAASVGGAGMKLSLPAAAVQAIASSGTTALIVETGSGSLSLDRSAISAVNAAANGEMVTLTFTAGDGGTDWSKLTPVGQAAAQAKIGNRPILEVGLQAGSRTLSSLGSGTAQLSLAYPATSAEDPLAVVGYRLTEAGELAVIPGSSYDSMDGTLSLTAQLGTTYAVGYNPAAFSDISASFARDSIKYLAAREVIHGIGEDRFSGKAKLTRADAALLLAQLAGQAAEAGTTGSFGDVPTEAYYADAVAWASASGIVNGVGEGRFDPSAEITREQLAVLLVRFVVWMDWSLPAGGAAAGFADQQSISPYAAAAAGTLQQAGILSGRPAPGAAALNFAPQDSASREETAHLLAKLLKLGR
- a CDS encoding MarR family winged helix-turn-helix transcriptional regulator, yielding MNNNNKIINDIDAIPSLVQSKRQIDRYNLDIDAQAILVASRLMAAGAKLGHASEIHFSRFGLSTGRYRLLADLEDNEGEELPSQLAEHLGVTRATVTGLIDILERDGLVSRRSSSDDGRQRSVILTEEGAKKLREMAPEHFTRLEAMVGLLNIDERSVFLDLLGRVTQGISALTGELGSKPKGNISNE
- a CDS encoding SDR family oxidoreductase; protein product: MIVIMGATGTIGSALLERLVDLGLPVRALSRGLEKLRDQIGEKGRSTIEVALADASDPESLRRAFAGAIQLFLAMSNSPRQIELETSIIQIAAESGIKHIVKISSPAFEQSSPVAVAGWHQEIEKTLRESGLTHTVLRPYAFMQNLMRLAPTITTQNVFFGSMGDSPCNFIDCRDIADVAAEVLTNREVSGQIYTLTGSEIFSYPQIASQLSALLNRPISYINMEPQVLLRNLMENGHMPPWLANHVVEIQTMSTVVLESPNDTVKRLLGREPRTLDAFLHECVENFR